One Arthrobacter sp. B3I4 genomic window, CCGCAGTTTCACGTTGCCGTTGCTGGACGCCTCGGTGAGAATCCGGACCGCCGCCTCCTGGCTGCACCGGTTCTGGGCCATCACGATACCCACGGCCGTGTCGATCACCGTCCGCGACTCCAACGTCGCCCGCAGGTTGGTGGCGCTGTCGGTATGCAGCGAGAAACGGACGGCCAGCCGGAGCGCCCGGGAGATCTGCCGGGTGAAGTACCGCGCCCGAGCCGCCATTTCCCCATCAAACTTGTGCGGCGCGTCCGAATACAGGTTCAGCGCAGCCTGCGCTTCTCCCTGAAGGTGGAAGGGCACGGACAGCACGGACCGCAGACCGTGCGAGGCCACCGCGCTGGCATAGTCAGGTCCCCAGCGGTTCTCTTCCAGAAGGTCGGGAACGTAAACCTCGCGTTCCTCCTGCGCGGCCGTCAGGCACGGCCCCTGCGACAGCCGGTACTGGATCTCGTCCACCTCCCGCGCGTCATCGCTGCTCCACCCGATGGTCACCGCTTTCCGGTCCCGCAGCAGAGTGATTCCGCACAGCGCGTCGTCGCCCTCACCGGCTACCTGATGCGCGGAAAAACGAGCGAG contains:
- a CDS encoding GAF and ANTAR domain-containing protein; protein product: MLPPQEDLSPAPISTVDQVQNLILDSTDFEEFLNDLARFSAHQVAGEGDDALCGITLLRDRKAVTIGWSSDDAREVDEIQYRLSQGPCLTAAQEEREVYVPDLLEENRWGPDYASAVASHGLRSVLSVPFHLQGEAQAALNLYSDAPHKFDGEMAARARYFTRQISRALRLAVRFSLHTDSATNLRATLESRTVIDTAVGIVMAQNRCSQEAAVRILTEASSNGNVKLRDIATSLVETVGGMAPRTHFQEPGRHTAG